Below is a window of Rahnella aceris DNA.
ACTTTATCGTCTTTAGGCAGGTCGGTGATCATGCACTCAGTGGTGATCATCAGGCCAGCTACAGAAGACGCGTACTGCAGAGCAGAACGGGTGACTTTAGTTGGATCAAGGATACCCATTGCGATCATGTCGCCGTATTCTTCGGTGTAAGCGTTGTAGCCGAAGCTGCCTTCGCCCGCTTTCACTTTGTTTGCGATAACAGAGGCTTCTTCGCCAGCATTCACAACGATCTGACGCAGTGGAGATTCCATTGCGCGCAGAGCAACGCGGATACCCACGTTCTGGTCGTCGTTGTCGCCGGTCAGGTTAGCCAGAGTGTGAGCAACGCGAACCAGCGCCACGCCACCACCAGCAACCACGCCTTCTTCTACCGCAGCACGGGTTGCGTGCAGGGCATCTTCAACGCGAGCTTTCTTCTCTTTCATTTCAACTTCAGTCGCTGCGCCCACTTTCAGAACGGCTACGCCGCCTGCCAGTTTAGCCACACGCTCTTGCAGTTTTTCACGGTCGTAATCAGAAGTCGCTTCTTCAATCTGCTGACGGATCTGAGAAACACGGCCCTGGATGGTTGCTTCTTCGCCAACGCCATCGATGATGATGGTGGTGTCTTTGTTGATAACAACACGTTTAGCCTGACCCATATCTTCCAGAGTGGCTTTTTCCAGTTCCAGACCGATCTCTTCAGAGATAACGGTACCGCCAGTCAGGGTTGCGATGTCCTGCAGCATAGCTTTACGACGGTCGCCGAAGCCTGGTGCTTTAACCGCAGCCACTTTCACGATGCCACGCATGGTATTCACAACCAGAGTCGCCAGGGCTTCGCCTTCAACGTCTTCAGCAATGATCAGCAGTGGTTTACCGGCTTTCGCAACGGCTTCCAGTACTGGCAGCATTTCGCGGATGTTAGAAATTTTCTTGTCAGCCAGCAGGATGAACGGGCTTTCCAGTTCGATTGAACCGGTTTCTGGTTTGTTGATGAAGTAAGGAGACAGATAACCACGGTCGAACTGCATACCTTCAACAACGTCCAGCTCATCTTGCAGGCCAGTGCCTTCTTCAAC
It encodes the following:
- the groL gene encoding chaperonin GroEL (60 kDa chaperone family; promotes refolding of misfolded polypeptides especially under stressful conditions; forms two stacked rings of heptamers to form a barrel-shaped 14mer; ends can be capped by GroES; misfolded proteins enter the barrel where they are refolded when GroES binds) — encoded protein: MAAKEVKFGNDARVKMLRGVNILADAVKVTLGPKGRNVVLDKSFGAPTITKDGVSVAREIELEDKFENMGAQMVKEVASKANDAAGDGTTTATVLAQAIITEGLKAVAAGMNPMDLKRGIDKAVVAAVEELKKLSVPCSDSKAIAQVGTISANSDETVGKLIAEAMEKVGKEGVITVEEGTGLQDELDVVEGMQFDRGYLSPYFINKPETGSIELESPFILLADKKISNIREMLPVLEAVAKAGKPLLIIAEDVEGEALATLVVNTMRGIVKVAAVKAPGFGDRRKAMLQDIATLTGGTVISEEIGLELEKATLEDMGQAKRVVINKDTTIIIDGVGEEATIQGRVSQIRQQIEEATSDYDREKLQERVAKLAGGVAVLKVGAATEVEMKEKKARVEDALHATRAAVEEGVVAGGGVALVRVAHTLANLTGDNDDQNVGIRVALRAMESPLRQIVVNAGEEASVIANKVKAGEGSFGYNAYTEEYGDMIAMGILDPTKVTRSALQYASSVAGLMITTECMITDLPKDDKVDMGGAGGMGGMGGMGGMM